In one Zobellia galactanivorans genomic region, the following are encoded:
- a CDS encoding RagB/SusD family nutrient uptake outer membrane protein encodes MKKYTKAISWRVIPFLFIAINIIGCTDLEENPDFTTEDNFFSTAEQLELGVNAIYDGIGYGQDWFNHFYDRFVFECLAGYQVGWEKGPLNYQNGNVSPDDEYIATYWRISYENINRANAVIQKADELKADGASNSALIDRVKAEAQFLRAFYYFNLVRYFDNIPVTTSKTESDKDLPSNENGKRLALDLIQSDLSMAAEILPESYESTNVGRATKWAAEALLVKAYLQDEKWDEAYTLADTFINESGLVLFDDFADTFSVERENSGPRIFEAQVSASANSAENQNYHQHFIPGDLPNDLGGVGWHWLNSTQAFREKYDPADKRIAGTFIEEYETTRVGPNSEGARPVVKWSAEASYNLSRFGGMVAADADPNNPDELIFSNGWSAKYTEMGISNANLTEKNIVYLRLADVLLGHSEAANESGTGDPFYGINEVRRRAGLDPLDGLNKEQLRDAIVNERVLEFAMECETYPELKRKSTFGGSPDYLGEYIQEFIDMYGVDRTLSAKDYVLPIPLNEVLGNPNVTQNPQYQ; translated from the coding sequence ATGAAGAAATACACAAAAGCAATTTCATGGAGGGTTATCCCGTTCCTGTTCATTGCGATAAACATAATAGGCTGTACGGACTTGGAGGAGAATCCTGATTTTACCACCGAGGATAACTTCTTTTCCACTGCGGAACAGTTAGAGTTGGGTGTAAATGCCATATACGACGGTATAGGATATGGTCAAGATTGGTTCAACCACTTCTATGATCGATTTGTATTCGAGTGTTTGGCCGGCTATCAAGTAGGCTGGGAAAAAGGCCCCTTAAACTACCAGAACGGTAACGTATCGCCAGATGACGAGTATATCGCTACCTATTGGAGGATTTCCTATGAAAATATAAACAGGGCCAACGCCGTAATTCAAAAAGCGGATGAACTAAAAGCCGACGGGGCCTCCAATAGCGCCTTGATCGATAGGGTCAAGGCAGAGGCCCAGTTTTTAAGGGCATTTTATTACTTCAACCTTGTACGCTATTTTGACAACATTCCGGTAACTACCTCAAAAACGGAGAGCGATAAAGACCTTCCTTCCAACGAAAACGGTAAGCGTTTGGCCCTTGACCTTATACAATCAGATCTATCAATGGCCGCGGAAATTCTACCTGAGTCCTATGAATCCACAAATGTGGGCAGGGCCACCAAATGGGCCGCAGAAGCGCTATTGGTAAAAGCTTACCTACAAGACGAGAAATGGGATGAAGCCTATACCCTGGCCGATACCTTTATCAACGAAAGTGGCCTGGTATTGTTCGACGATTTTGCCGATACTTTTTCGGTCGAAAGGGAAAATTCCGGACCAAGGATTTTTGAAGCCCAGGTTTCCGCTTCCGCAAACTCCGCCGAGAACCAAAACTACCATCAACACTTTATTCCAGGTGATTTACCCAATGACCTAGGTGGCGTGGGCTGGCATTGGCTCAACTCAACCCAGGCGTTCCGTGAAAAATACGACCCTGCCGATAAAAGAATCGCGGGAACTTTTATTGAAGAATATGAGACAACTAGGGTCGGACCTAATTCCGAAGGGGCAAGACCTGTGGTAAAATGGAGTGCGGAAGCCTCATACAACCTGAGCCGTTTTGGTGGAATGGTAGCGGCCGATGCCGACCCCAACAATCCCGATGAATTGATTTTCTCCAACGGATGGTCGGCCAAATACACCGAAATGGGCATATCTAATGCCAATTTAACCGAGAAGAACATCGTATACCTTCGATTGGCAGATGTGCTTTTAGGACATTCCGAAGCCGCTAACGAAAGTGGTACCGGCGATCCCTTTTACGGAATCAACGAAGTCAGAAGAAGGGCCGGCCTTGATCCACTCGATGGCTTGAACAAAGAGCAACTTAGAGACGCCATTGTAAACGAACGTGTTCTTGAATTTGCCATGGAGTGCGAGACCTATCCTGAACTAAAAAGGAAAAGTACCTTTGGCGGATCACCGGATTACCTTGGGGAATACATACAAGAGTTTATAGATATGTACGGAGTAGACAGAACCTTATCGGCCAAAGACTACGTATTACCTATTCCTTTGAACGAGGTTTTAGGAAACCCCAACGTCACCCAAAACCCACAATATCAATAA
- a CDS encoding VCBS repeat-containing protein produces the protein MSPFKQIIFYFLLFLASACSDKNPTSENQKNEKEQFKRSPSHITNIDFNNEIIENEQFNMVDYFYVYNGAGVALGDLNNDGLADVFLSGNMVNDALYINQGDLKFKDITSKLGVTDEGWSTGVTMVDINHDGFLDIYVCRSGNFEKDKRKNLLYINQGDLTFKEQAEAYGLADDSYSTQAAFFDYDKDGDLDMYLLNHTNAIRDPNNIRPLISDSSGPANDRLYRNDEDMGSGIRFTDVTKQAAIDFDGLGLGLSIADLNNDGWEDIFVTNDFVANDYIYINQQDGTFKEMAKSYLNHVSHFSMGNDIADFNNDGLFDLITMDMRPKDNFHEKKMSGPLNFDLFQRSLQQGYMPQYMRNTLQVNTGPDTAGDYKFSEIGQLAGIDATDWSWAPLFADFDNDGLKDLFVTNGYLRDITDLDFINYTSTLYGVMAHDSLDHVLKTKAKEMPSIKIPNAIFKNVGNLTFEDHTDDWGFGSPSLSNGAAYADLDNDGDLDLVINNINEPASVYENQTNSINKNHYLNIKLVGDSLNPFGVGTEVRLFQPGSVQLIRHSVTRGYQSSVDHTLHFGLGSDAKIDSLLVTWPDGQTEKILAPIADQNLTITKNKGSKSLPPTLPYEKERHFKDVTKGLNVEVRHGETVYYDFNREYLLPHKLSEQGPGLAVGDIDNDGYEDFFMGGGYNHSGQLFFGSKTGSFTHRALTRNENERYGEDTGVLFFDYDNDQDLDLYIASGSNEFYEKSEYYQDRLYTNDGKGNFKLSQGVLPSLLTSNSCVRAADFDQDGDLDLFVGGRLTPLKYPFPPTSYLLINEGGKFTDATNKLAPSLRKPGMVTDALWTDYDADGDVDLIVMGEFMSIEFYENQNGTLASSSHKTGLSHTSGWWNSINGGDFDNDGDIDYIVGNLGLNSKYKATSEEPLSIYALDYDKNGTVDPILTTFNEGKEYPVHSRDDLIKQVPTLKKKFPDYASYARATISEVLSPQEKSSAYSAKVFQLASSILINQGDGTFEMRPLPNWAQVSPIYGIIISDFDKDGNLDLLVTGNDHGTEVGIGRYDASKGLYLKGTGTGDFLPVAPLESGLFVDGNSRGAVAIDIKGTANLIFGSNDGSLKAYAPSNANDQNKVLKVPTTSIFAKILLDNGKTRRHEFYRGSGYLSQSTRSIGLSGKEKEIRVFDPDGNETVIDPKP, from the coding sequence ATGAGCCCATTCAAGCAAATTATCTTTTATTTTTTGCTATTTCTTGCTAGTGCATGTAGTGACAAAAATCCAACTTCCGAAAATCAAAAAAACGAAAAAGAACAGTTTAAACGCTCCCCTTCCCATATTACCAATATCGATTTCAACAACGAAATAATCGAAAACGAACAGTTCAACATGGTCGATTATTTCTATGTCTACAATGGTGCAGGGGTCGCCCTTGGCGATTTGAACAACGATGGGCTAGCTGATGTATTCTTAAGCGGTAACATGGTCAACGATGCGCTCTACATCAATCAAGGCGACCTAAAATTTAAAGATATCACTTCTAAGCTGGGCGTTACCGATGAAGGCTGGTCTACCGGGGTAACAATGGTAGACATCAACCACGATGGTTTTCTTGACATATACGTTTGCCGATCAGGAAATTTTGAAAAGGACAAACGCAAAAACCTCCTGTACATTAACCAGGGAGACCTCACTTTTAAAGAACAAGCCGAAGCTTACGGCTTAGCCGACGACAGCTATTCTACCCAAGCTGCCTTTTTCGATTACGATAAAGATGGAGACCTCGACATGTATCTGCTCAACCACACCAATGCCATACGGGACCCCAATAATATAAGGCCCTTGATCTCCGACAGCAGCGGCCCCGCCAATGACCGATTATATAGAAATGACGAGGACATGGGTTCGGGCATTCGATTTACCGATGTTACAAAGCAGGCGGCCATTGACTTCGATGGACTAGGACTCGGTTTAAGCATTGCCGACCTCAACAACGACGGCTGGGAAGACATATTCGTGACCAATGATTTTGTAGCCAATGATTATATCTATATCAACCAGCAAGACGGCACCTTTAAGGAAATGGCTAAATCTTACCTAAACCACGTTAGCCATTTTAGCATGGGGAACGATATCGCCGATTTCAACAACGATGGCCTGTTCGACCTTATAACCATGGATATGAGGCCAAAAGACAATTTCCATGAAAAGAAAATGTCCGGCCCCCTTAACTTCGACCTTTTCCAAAGGTCTTTGCAACAAGGCTACATGCCCCAGTACATGAGAAACACCCTTCAGGTAAATACGGGACCAGACACCGCTGGCGACTACAAATTTTCGGAAATAGGACAGCTCGCCGGCATTGACGCAACGGACTGGAGTTGGGCTCCTTTATTTGCCGATTTTGACAACGATGGCCTTAAAGACCTTTTTGTGACCAATGGATATTTGAGGGATATCACCGATCTAGATTTTATCAATTATACAAGTACCCTATACGGCGTGATGGCACATGACAGTCTCGACCATGTCCTTAAAACAAAGGCCAAAGAAATGCCTTCCATTAAAATACCCAATGCCATTTTTAAAAATGTAGGGAACCTCACTTTTGAAGATCATACCGATGATTGGGGTTTTGGAAGCCCATCCCTTTCCAATGGTGCCGCTTATGCAGATTTGGATAATGACGGGGATTTGGATTTAGTGATAAACAATATCAATGAACCCGCCTCTGTTTATGAAAACCAGACAAACAGCATAAACAAAAACCACTACCTGAACATTAAACTGGTTGGCGATAGTTTAAATCCGTTTGGCGTAGGCACCGAAGTACGCCTATTCCAACCCGGCAGCGTACAGCTAATACGACATTCGGTAACCCGTGGCTATCAGTCCTCCGTAGACCACACCTTGCATTTTGGACTAGGAAGCGATGCCAAGATAGATAGCTTATTGGTAACATGGCCCGATGGCCAAACCGAAAAAATACTTGCCCCGATAGCCGACCAAAATTTGACGATCACAAAAAATAAGGGCAGCAAGTCCTTGCCCCCTACCCTACCTTATGAAAAAGAAAGACACTTTAAGGATGTTACCAAAGGGCTCAATGTAGAAGTACGCCATGGGGAAACGGTTTACTATGACTTTAACAGGGAATACCTCTTACCGCATAAACTCTCCGAACAAGGTCCCGGCCTAGCCGTTGGCGATATAGACAATGACGGTTATGAGGACTTTTTTATGGGAGGTGGTTACAACCACAGCGGACAGCTATTCTTCGGCTCAAAAACCGGTTCCTTTACCCACAGGGCATTGACCCGCAACGAAAACGAAAGGTACGGGGAAGATACGGGCGTCCTTTTCTTCGACTATGACAATGACCAAGACCTCGACCTATACATTGCCAGCGGCAGTAACGAGTTTTATGAAAAATCGGAATATTATCAAGACCGCTTGTACACCAATGATGGAAAAGGAAACTTTAAACTTTCCCAAGGGGTGCTCCCCAGCCTATTGACGAGCAACTCATGTGTACGTGCGGCCGACTTTGACCAAGATGGCGATTTAGACCTCTTTGTCGGAGGCAGGCTAACCCCGTTAAAATACCCCTTTCCCCCCACTAGTTATCTGCTGATCAACGAAGGGGGCAAATTTACAGATGCCACCAATAAACTAGCGCCCTCACTTAGAAAACCCGGTATGGTCACTGACGCACTTTGGACAGACTATGATGCCGACGGCGATGTTGATTTAATTGTTATGGGCGAGTTTATGTCCATTGAATTCTATGAAAACCAAAACGGCACGTTAGCGAGTAGCTCCCATAAGACGGGGCTAAGCCATACCTCAGGATGGTGGAACAGTATCAATGGAGGCGACTTTGATAATGACGGAGATATCGATTACATTGTGGGCAATCTAGGGCTAAACTCTAAATACAAGGCCACTTCCGAAGAACCCCTTTCGATCTATGCCCTAGACTATGATAAGAACGGTACCGTAGACCCCATTCTCACCACTTTTAACGAAGGCAAGGAATATCCGGTTCACTCAAGGGACGACCTGATCAAACAGGTGCCTACCTTAAAGAAAAAATTCCCTGATTACGCAAGCTATGCCCGTGCCACCATTTCAGAGGTTTTAAGCCCCCAGGAAAAAAGTAGCGCCTATAGCGCCAAAGTGTTTCAGCTAGCCTCATCCATTTTAATCAATCAAGGTGATGGAACATTTGAAATGAGACCCCTACCGAATTGGGCGCAAGTATCCCCTATTTATGGCATTATCATCTCAGACTTTGACAAGGATGGCAACCTAGACCTACTGGTAACGGGAAACGACCATGGCACCGAAGTGGGAATCGGAAGGTATGATGCCTCAAAAGGCCTTTACCTGAAAGGAACAGGCACGGGAGACTTCCTTCCGGTAGCTCCCCTAGAAAGCGGTCTGTTTGTAGACGGTAATTCCCGAGGGGCCGTTGCTATCGATATAAAGGGCACAGCAAACCTTATTTTTGGAAGCAACGACGGTTCTCTAAAGGCCTATGCGCCAAGTAATGCAAATGACCAAAACAAAGTCTTGAAGGTACCGACAACCAGTATTTTCGCCAAAATACTTCTTGACAATGGAAAAACAAGACGGCACGAATTTTATCGGGGTTCCGGTTATCTATCACAATCTACCCGAAGCATTGGGCTCTCGGGAAAAGAAAAAGAGATAAGGGTTTTCGACCCCGATGGAAATGAAACCGTAATCGACCCCAAACCATAA
- a CDS encoding sugar isomerase, with amino-acid sequence MRIDKNQLGEANQKQIDGHNEHFDFLANSITKKGKDIDAIIKKLEDFQIAIPSWALGAGGTRFGRFGFQGEPSTLELKIDDVGLIHALTQSAGAISLHIPWDVPTDYNAIKDLANSHDILFDAVNSNTFQDQKNSKESYKFGSLSSTSKAAREQAVAHNIEVIKIGEKLGSKSLTVWLADGSNFPGQSNFQTALQNTEDSLKEIYKTLPEDWKLFIEYKPYEPNFYSTVIQDWGTSFMLANACGEKAYTLVDLGHHLPNANIEQIVSTLMLKGKLGGFHFNDSKYGDDDLTVGSVKPYALFLIFNALVYGMENNPQNPYPAWMIDASHNIKDPLEDLIQSLEAIQEAHAKALLVDQKLLTEAQLNHDVVKCQEIIQDAYRTDVRPLLEKARLNQGGALSPIKAYRSLKVRENLIKERGANSVASGL; translated from the coding sequence ATGAGAATAGATAAAAACCAGCTTGGCGAGGCCAATCAAAAACAAATTGACGGGCATAATGAACATTTCGATTTTTTAGCGAATAGCATTACTAAAAAAGGGAAAGATATCGATGCCATAATAAAAAAGCTAGAAGACTTTCAGATAGCTATACCAAGTTGGGCTTTGGGTGCAGGAGGAACGAGATTCGGACGTTTTGGATTTCAAGGGGAGCCTTCGACCCTAGAGCTAAAAATAGATGATGTTGGATTGATACATGCACTTACCCAAAGTGCGGGTGCCATATCTTTACATATACCTTGGGACGTGCCAACCGATTACAATGCCATTAAAGATTTGGCCAACTCCCATGACATCTTGTTTGATGCCGTAAACTCAAACACTTTTCAAGACCAAAAAAACAGTAAGGAAAGTTATAAATTCGGTTCTTTAAGCAGCACCAGCAAGGCCGCTCGCGAGCAGGCCGTAGCCCATAATATTGAAGTCATCAAAATCGGGGAAAAACTGGGATCTAAAAGCCTGACGGTTTGGTTGGCAGACGGCTCCAATTTTCCAGGACAAAGTAATTTTCAAACCGCATTACAAAATACCGAAGACAGTCTAAAGGAAATCTATAAAACCCTTCCCGAAGATTGGAAGTTGTTCATAGAGTACAAACCCTACGAACCTAACTTCTATAGTACGGTAATCCAAGATTGGGGAACCTCATTTATGCTAGCCAATGCCTGCGGGGAAAAAGCCTATACCCTAGTCGATTTAGGACACCACCTTCCCAACGCTAATATCGAACAGATCGTCTCGACCTTAATGCTTAAGGGTAAACTGGGCGGCTTTCATTTTAACGATAGTAAATACGGTGATGACGACCTTACGGTCGGCAGTGTCAAACCTTATGCCTTATTCTTAATTTTCAATGCCTTGGTGTACGGAATGGAAAACAATCCGCAAAACCCATATCCCGCTTGGATGATAGACGCCAGCCATAACATAAAAGATCCATTGGAAGATTTGATCCAATCTTTAGAGGCCATACAAGAGGCACACGCCAAAGCCCTACTGGTCGACCAAAAATTATTGACCGAAGCACAATTGAACCACGATGTAGTAAAGTGTCAAGAAATCATTCAAGATGCATACCGTACCGATGTCAGGCCACTTTTAGAAAAAGCCAGATTAAACCAAGGTGGAGCTCTAAGCCCGATAAAGGCTTATCGATCTTTAAAAGTGAGGGAAAACCTAATCAAGGAAAGAGGCGCCAACTCGGTAGCATCAGGATTATAA
- a CDS encoding Ppx/GppA phosphatase family protein: MKLASIDIGSNAIRLQVVKVYEDEDLVSFKNLQLLRFPLRLGHDVFSQGEISQPTKEKFIKLMSAFKHLIDLYEVEDYYAVATSAMREARNGKEVSDHIKKEVGMKINVITGKKEASILNKAIKPTLKNRKYVHIDVGGGSTELNLLEGGQLLQSRSFKIGSVRQLTAKERAEVFADMKEWIHSTSFQKSKNIVGIGTGGNINRLYGLANKASNMAISFAELKALRAYVSEFTYEQRMSILKMNPDRADVIVPASEIYLRVLKEMRSDQILVPKVGLKDGLIYELYEQRTHKNLDKIEYLGYL; the protein is encoded by the coding sequence ATGAAACTAGCATCAATAGACATTGGATCAAATGCCATACGGCTTCAAGTAGTCAAAGTATACGAAGACGAAGATTTAGTCAGTTTTAAAAACCTACAGCTATTGCGCTTTCCCTTGCGATTGGGCCATGATGTGTTTTCCCAAGGAGAAATATCGCAGCCCACCAAGGAGAAGTTCATTAAGTTGATGAGCGCCTTTAAGCATCTCATCGACCTGTACGAAGTAGAAGATTACTATGCCGTAGCTACGTCGGCCATGAGGGAAGCCCGTAATGGTAAGGAAGTGAGCGATCACATCAAAAAAGAGGTGGGCATGAAAATCAACGTCATCACGGGAAAAAAGGAAGCCAGCATTCTGAACAAGGCCATTAAACCGACACTGAAAAACAGAAAATATGTGCATATCGATGTCGGTGGCGGAAGTACGGAACTCAACTTACTTGAAGGCGGACAACTGTTACAGAGCCGGTCGTTCAAAATAGGATCGGTCCGGCAATTGACCGCAAAAGAACGGGCGGAAGTTTTTGCCGACATGAAAGAATGGATCCACTCCACAAGCTTTCAAAAATCAAAGAATATCGTTGGAATAGGCACCGGCGGAAATATTAACCGCTTGTACGGATTGGCCAATAAGGCCTCCAACATGGCCATATCCTTTGCCGAGCTCAAAGCCCTGCGGGCCTATGTTAGCGAGTTCACTTATGAGCAGCGGATGTCCATCCTCAAAATGAATCCCGATAGGGCCGATGTTATTGTTCCGGCTTCGGAAATATATTTACGGGTCTTAAAGGAAATGAGAAGCGACCAAATTCTTGTCCCTAAAGTCGGATTAAAAGACGGTCTTATTTACGAATTATACGAACAAAGAACCCATAAAAACCTAGACAAGATAGAATATCTGGGCTATCTCTAA
- a CDS encoding peroxiredoxin-like family protein — MSELQDFQKLVISNAAHVKGLSVGDKAPDFSLPNAVGKNVSLTEMLKSGIVIIKFYRGEWCPICNLDLREVQKNLAEIKSYGASFLAISPQSPDNALTAKEKNSLDYEVLSDADQKVIKAYKLQFDPGDDYHGRRDLTLLNGDGSKTLPVPATFIINTDQTIEAAHVEANYTERMGVAEILGALKVLTEQA, encoded by the coding sequence ATGAGCGAATTACAAGATTTTCAAAAACTGGTCATTTCAAATGCGGCCCATGTCAAAGGATTGTCAGTAGGCGACAAGGCTCCCGATTTTTCCTTGCCGAACGCCGTAGGTAAAAACGTCTCGCTTACCGAAATGTTAAAATCAGGAATTGTAATCATCAAGTTTTACCGTGGGGAATGGTGCCCTATTTGTAATCTAGACCTAAGGGAGGTACAAAAGAATTTGGCGGAAATTAAATCGTATGGAGCTTCATTTTTGGCGATAAGTCCGCAAAGTCCCGATAACGCCCTTACCGCAAAAGAAAAGAACAGTTTGGATTATGAGGTGCTTAGTGATGCGGATCAGAAGGTAATCAAGGCCTACAAGCTTCAGTTCGATCCAGGAGATGATTACCACGGAAGACGCGATTTGACCCTTTTGAACGGTGATGGATCAAAAACCCTTCCCGTACCCGCCACTTTTATAATCAATACCGACCAAACCATTGAGGCGGCCCATGTTGAAGCCAACTACACCGAAAGAATGGGAGTAGCTGAAATACTGGGGGCACTAAAAGTATTGACCGAACAAGCCTAA
- a CDS encoding SusC/RagA family TonB-linked outer membrane protein translates to MKLSLFATQLKLLALGVSLLWGSLSLNAQTAISGTVTDGETGTPLPGVNVVAGAKGAITDFDGKYELNISNDIKVIEFSSLGFAAKKVDIDGRSVINVILDPQSEALDEVVIVGYGTVKKSDLTGSVSSIDGDAFKELPVTSVDQAIQARAPGVQVTQTSAAPGGGVSVRIRGSNSINSGSEPLYVVDGFPIYPDNSAYGAGGNRQATNILASINPNDIQSIEVLKDASATSIYGSRGSNGVVLITTKRGKAGKTKISYEGSYSTQTISNPIDVLNGSEFATYLNTLETSQGGAPIYTQEEIDAFGTGTNWLDEVTRVGSIQNHQLSFSGGNENNRYAVTGNYHDNAGIIKMTDFKRYGIRLNLDNSAFNNILNVSSSWSYNRTVSNNAPTDRGGPGGIIITALGLDPTVPVYNEDGTYALASYDGRFSINPLQELKYATDQDITNRVLGNTTFTFSITENLKAKTSIGADILNINRTSFFPSVNTRIGRDNAGELTLANRNSANILNENLLTYTNEFGGKHFVDAVVGYTYQKEINKYFSSTTRGITAASVDQATLQGGPDVLTPFSSRREWLLESVLGRVNYNYDSKYLATVTFRRDGSSRFGAQNKWANFPSVALGWNISNESFFDGKGISDIMNNLKLRGSWGLTGNSEIPVYNSLANLSEYNYVFNGGLVLGLGDERLSNPDLKWESTTMRNVGLDASFFNSRLNLTLDYFSNQTEDLLLFVSIPSSLGFESILKNSGSLENKGFEIGLDGYVVDGEDFKWNIGGNISILRNELTDLGDSTPFFSESTSGHLGVEGSWVEAGNPIGVWRGYDYIGIFQSDEEIANNPSRSGDKPGYPQYRDVSGDGQITPDDYVTIGDPNPDFTWGLNSTFTYKNFDMGLFFRGSQGFDVRNLQASEIGDGVQKINQIGSILTNSWTTTNTGASRPVIDGNRDFANSYRDSDYFIEDGSFIRLQNVSLGYTFPDFNDFISKARIYVSGQNLFTITDYSGFDPEVNNRGQDNLNRGDDYDAYPRSRTLTVGINLEF, encoded by the coding sequence ATGAAGTTATCACTATTCGCAACTCAACTCAAACTTTTAGCGTTAGGCGTTTCATTATTATGGGGCAGCCTATCATTAAATGCACAAACCGCCATTAGCGGTACGGTAACGGACGGAGAAACGGGGACCCCCTTGCCCGGAGTCAACGTAGTCGCCGGAGCTAAAGGTGCCATCACCGATTTCGATGGAAAATACGAATTGAACATCTCAAATGACATTAAGGTCATTGAATTTTCGTCCTTAGGGTTTGCTGCAAAAAAAGTCGACATAGATGGCCGTTCGGTCATCAATGTTATTCTAGACCCACAGAGCGAAGCCTTGGACGAAGTAGTAATCGTAGGCTACGGAACCGTTAAGAAAAGTGACCTTACGGGCTCTGTATCTTCAATCGATGGCGACGCTTTCAAAGAGCTACCGGTAACCTCGGTAGACCAGGCCATTCAAGCTAGGGCGCCAGGGGTACAAGTAACCCAAACCTCGGCCGCACCTGGAGGTGGGGTATCTGTACGTATACGGGGATCCAACTCTATCAATAGCGGTAGCGAACCCTTATACGTCGTAGATGGTTTTCCTATTTACCCCGACAATAGTGCCTACGGTGCTGGGGGAAATCGACAAGCGACCAATATCTTGGCATCGATCAACCCAAACGACATTCAATCGATCGAAGTATTAAAAGATGCTTCGGCAACTTCCATTTATGGTTCCAGGGGTTCCAACGGTGTAGTTTTGATCACCACCAAAAGGGGAAAGGCCGGTAAAACCAAGATCAGCTATGAAGGTTCATATTCCACCCAAACCATTTCAAACCCTATCGATGTATTGAACGGTTCAGAATTCGCTACATACCTGAATACCTTGGAGACCAGTCAAGGAGGGGCGCCCATATACACCCAAGAGGAAATAGATGCATTCGGAACGGGAACCAATTGGCTCGATGAAGTTACAAGGGTCGGGTCCATTCAAAATCACCAACTTTCCTTTTCGGGAGGTAATGAAAACAACAGATATGCCGTTACCGGAAATTACCACGACAATGCCGGTATCATAAAAATGACGGACTTCAAACGATACGGTATCCGTTTAAACCTCGACAACTCGGCCTTCAATAACATACTGAACGTTAGTTCTAGCTGGTCGTACAACAGAACGGTATCCAATAACGCCCCTACCGACCGTGGTGGGCCAGGGGGTATCATCATTACCGCTTTAGGTTTAGATCCTACCGTACCCGTTTACAATGAAGATGGCACTTATGCCCTTGCTTCCTATGACGGTAGATTCTCAATCAACCCCCTACAAGAATTGAAATACGCTACCGATCAAGATATCACGAACAGGGTTCTTGGAAATACGACTTTTACGTTCTCCATAACTGAAAACTTAAAGGCCAAAACCAGTATCGGGGCAGATATACTCAACATTAACAGAACCAGTTTTTTCCCGTCGGTAAATACCCGGATCGGAAGGGATAACGCCGGGGAATTAACATTGGCCAATAGAAACTCGGCAAATATTTTGAACGAAAACCTATTGACCTATACCAATGAATTCGGCGGAAAACACTTTGTTGATGCCGTAGTAGGATATACCTACCAAAAAGAGATCAACAAGTATTTTAGCAGTACGACCCGTGGAATTACCGCTGCTTCGGTAGACCAAGCGACCCTGCAAGGAGGTCCGGATGTACTGACCCCGTTCTCTAGCCGACGTGAATGGTTATTGGAATCCGTATTGGGTAGGGTCAACTACAATTACGACAGTAAATATTTGGCTACCGTTACCTTTAGACGTGACGGATCATCAAGGTTTGGCGCCCAGAACAAATGGGCCAATTTCCCTTCTGTGGCCTTAGGTTGGAATATTTCCAACGAAAGCTTTTTTGACGGCAAAGGTATCTCCGATATCATGAACAACCTGAAATTAAGGGGTAGCTGGGGCTTGACAGGAAATTCAGAAATTCCGGTTTACAATTCCTTGGCCAACCTCAGCGAGTACAATTATGTATTCAACGGAGGGCTTGTTCTAGGGCTTGGAGACGAAAGACTGAGCAACCCAGATTTGAAATGGGAATCGACGACCATGAGAAATGTCGGTCTTGATGCCTCTTTCTTTAATAGCCGATTGAACCTAACCTTAGATTACTTTAGCAATCAAACCGAAGACCTTCTACTGTTTGTATCCATCCCAAGTAGCCTTGGTTTTGAATCCATCCTAAAAAATTCGGGATCCTTGGAAAACAAAGGTTTTGAAATTGGTTTGGACGGTTATGTGGTAGATGGTGAAGATTTTAAATGGAATATTGGTGGAAACATATCTATCTTAAGGAACGAACTTACCGATTTAGGTGACAGTACTCCCTTTTTCTCCGAATCTACCAGTGGCCACCTTGGTGTTGAAGGTAGCTGGGTAGAAGCCGGAAACCCTATCGGCGTTTGGAGGGGTTACGATTACATCGGTATTTTTCAATCCGATGAGGAAATAGCCAACAACCCTTCACGCTCGGGAGACAAACCAGGTTACCCACAATACAGGGACGTTAGCGGCGATGGCCAGATCACTCCCGATGATTATGTCACTATAGGTGACCCGAACCCCGATTTCACTTGGGGCCTGAATTCGACCTTTACCTATAAGAATTTCGATATGGGATTATTCTTTAGGGGATCACAAGGCTTCGACGTAAGAAACCTACAGGCTTCCGAAATTGGAGATGGTGTTCAAAAGATCAATCAGATCGGTTCCATCCTTACCAATTCATGGACAACGACCAATACCGGTGCTTCAAGACCGGTCATTGACGGTAACCGAGATTTTGCGAATTCTTATAGAGATTCCGATTATTTCATAGAAGACGGTTCTTTTATTCGGTTACAGAATGTATCCCTAGGATATACCTTCCCAGATTTTAATGATTTTATCTCAAAGGCAAGAATCTACGTAAGTGGACAGAACTTGTTTACTATCACCGATTATTCCGGCTTTGACCCAGAAGTAAACAACAGGGGACAAGATAACCTGAACCGTGGGGATGACTATGATGCCTACCCTAGATCAAGGACGTTGACCGTTGGGATTAACTTAGAATTTTAA